A region of Vibrio porteresiae DSM 19223 DNA encodes the following proteins:
- a CDS encoding NUDIX hydrolase, which yields MNRIIHQWKKTIALTEQEMVLPNGKSITHTTIAHPGAAVIIPITAENKIVMVYQYRPSLRKWMLEVPAGTMELGENPLTCAARELEEETGYSAEELTALGQLTPMAGMCDEIQHLFIAKGLHKTARYECDEDEIIEVRCYSLSELKTMVINGEISDSKTIACLYKAKLCGYLD from the coding sequence ATGAACAGAATCATTCATCAGTGGAAAAAGACCATCGCACTTACCGAGCAAGAGATGGTTCTTCCCAACGGCAAATCCATTACTCACACCACCATCGCGCATCCTGGTGCGGCAGTCATCATTCCTATCACTGCAGAAAACAAAATTGTCATGGTGTATCAATATCGACCCTCTCTGCGCAAATGGATGCTCGAAGTTCCAGCAGGAACCATGGAGTTAGGCGAAAATCCGCTAACCTGTGCCGCACGAGAATTGGAAGAAGAGACCGGCTACAGCGCAGAAGAATTGACGGCATTAGGTCAGCTCACCCCGATGGCAGGCATGTGCGATGAAATCCAACATCTGTTCATTGCCAAAGGATTACACAAAACAGCACGTTATGAGTGTGATGAAGATGAGATTATTGAAGTTCGTTGTTACTCACTCTCTGAGCTTAAAACTATGGTCATCAATGGCGAAATTAGCGATTCAAAAACCATCGCTTGTCTCTATAAAGCCAAACTGTGCGGATATTTGGATTGA
- a CDS encoding ATPase RavA domain-containing protein: protein MISSPKANHASKALLCERINKLAKALSEGVYEREHTIKLCLLAALSGESVFLLGPPGIAKSLIAKRLIQAFDQSSYFEYLMTRFSTPEEVFGPLSIQELKDNGRYVRLTEGYLPTAQVVFLDEIWKAGPAILNTLLTVVNEKTFKNGNIIEKVPMRLLVSASNELPEEDSGLDALYDRMLVRLFVNRIQDRQNFKSMLTVGTPQEARVPPELTITDEEYHLWQQELELMTISDEVFDKLYRVKTRLESHEKEVEDLYVSDRRWKKAVKLIKASAFFNGRDSINPLDLLLLEHCLWNSPESREIVQSVLKEYALEDAFDQKQVEFKLNNAKESLSDIQQEIEEQFAMNLRLETSTGLRKKQSYHYDFSQAKHYQVGPTKTLVKLVLLQSNLSVSESEKGDSRWVYVPHSELEKVMKEGQGEAYGYVNHNTNMCRLRFELDAQERLVIKDIANRAVLTALVTHQPFAQDEHQERLARAQHAQAEIAAADQHLKRVRQKFHAALPHSFIDPALPTAMEARIVQLMSQLEQAEQESEKSVLRLSQLEQFFA from the coding sequence ATGATTTCATCGCCTAAGGCTAACCATGCAAGCAAGGCCTTGCTTTGTGAACGTATCAATAAACTAGCAAAAGCATTAAGTGAAGGGGTTTATGAGCGTGAACATACGATCAAACTCTGTTTGTTAGCTGCCCTCAGTGGCGAAAGTGTGTTCCTTTTAGGACCCCCAGGAATTGCCAAAAGCTTGATCGCAAAACGTTTGATTCAGGCTTTTGATCAAAGCAGCTATTTTGAATACTTAATGACCCGCTTTTCCACGCCTGAAGAGGTGTTCGGTCCACTAAGTATTCAAGAATTGAAAGATAACGGCCGTTATGTCCGTTTAACCGAAGGTTATCTACCTACCGCTCAGGTGGTTTTCTTAGATGAAATTTGGAAGGCTGGGCCTGCAATTCTTAATACGCTCTTAACGGTGGTCAACGAAAAGACGTTTAAAAATGGCAACATCATTGAAAAAGTGCCTATGCGTCTTTTGGTCTCTGCATCTAACGAGTTACCGGAAGAAGACAGTGGTTTAGATGCGCTCTATGACCGTATGTTGGTGCGTCTGTTTGTGAACCGAATTCAAGACAGACAGAACTTTAAGTCGATGTTAACCGTCGGAACTCCTCAAGAAGCTCGAGTACCACCAGAGCTGACTATTACCGATGAAGAGTATCACTTGTGGCAACAAGAGCTTGAGCTAATGACGATTAGTGACGAGGTCTTCGATAAACTGTATCGAGTAAAAACGCGCCTCGAATCCCATGAGAAAGAGGTAGAAGATCTTTATGTTTCTGACCGGCGCTGGAAAAAGGCCGTTAAGCTTATTAAAGCCAGTGCGTTCTTTAATGGCCGTGACAGTATCAACCCGCTCGATCTTTTGTTGCTTGAGCATTGCTTGTGGAACTCGCCAGAATCCAGAGAGATAGTCCAGTCTGTGCTCAAAGAGTATGCGTTAGAAGATGCCTTTGATCAGAAGCAGGTGGAGTTTAAACTCAATAACGCTAAAGAGTCGCTGAGCGACATTCAGCAGGAAATTGAAGAACAATTCGCGATGAATTTGCGTTTAGAAACCTCAACAGGACTGCGCAAGAAACAGTCATATCACTACGATTTTAGCCAAGCTAAACATTACCAAGTTGGCCCCACCAAGACTTTAGTGAAATTGGTGTTACTGCAAAGCAACCTTTCCGTATCTGAATCGGAAAAAGGGGATAGCCGCTGGGTATATGTGCCTCACAGTGAACTAGAAAAAGTCATGAAAGAGGGGCAGGGTGAGGCGTACGGTTATGTCAATCACAACACCAATATGTGTCGTTTGCGCTTTGAGCTGGATGCACAAGAACGTTTAGTGATCAAAGACATAGCAAACCGCGCTGTGCTAACTGCTTTGGTAACCCATCAGCCATTTGCCCAAGATGAGCATCAAGAACGGTTGGCTCGAGCCCAGCATGCACAAGCCGAAATTGCTGCCGCCGATCAACATTTGAAACGAGTAAGACAGAAATTCCATGCGGCATTACCACACAGCTTTATTGATCCAGCGTTACCAACCGCGATGGAAGCGCGCATTGTGCAATTGATGTCCCAGTTAGAACAAGCCGAGCAAGAGAGCGAAAAATCCGTGTTACGCTTAAGTCAGTTGGAGCAGTTCTTTGCTTGA
- the viaA gene encoding ATPase RavA stimulator ViaA — MLGADGLNLALMIADSGIIDAAVNDLMGRSQVMMMAEHRGVGTSVRKHLLKWRSQVRDRITKVGQTERLQQEIALYQEVIHWDEEQFFAKMPELVSQLEWHSPFYRKAHKLMEKNKGQDNPMFAHFFCAEWYQALQDSIRQAQVLELEANKEKLLADLYQRMETMRNMKSVTESGDEQSIGRLWDMASAKLSRTDLSVMKRHANFLMKQKGLQEIADQLGRMASEVDDPSLQHAPTEDVSWVEEQSDLATDDIVGVHESDDLNKILPNETLFLTYPELEVVFYKRLIDKRLMNYQTQGKSRTLRKVKTRKPDRKHADVEKGPFILCLDASGSMSGFPEQCAKALAYALMQIALAEDRDCYVMLFSTEFITYELTRQDGLREASDFLSYSFHGGTDFEPVILHAIERMGNVRYRNADLVLVSDFIAPKQPDQVIEQIERLKRQHNRFHAVCLSRFGNPELVSMFDHCWHYHPSWMGRLIKRW, encoded by the coding sequence ATGCTAGGTGCGGATGGATTGAACTTAGCCTTGATGATCGCAGATTCCGGCATCATTGATGCGGCGGTGAACGATTTAATGGGGCGCTCGCAGGTCATGATGATGGCTGAGCACCGTGGGGTGGGGACCTCAGTACGTAAGCATCTGCTCAAATGGCGCAGCCAAGTGCGAGATCGCATCACCAAGGTGGGTCAAACTGAACGTCTACAGCAGGAAATTGCGCTGTACCAAGAGGTTATCCATTGGGATGAGGAGCAGTTTTTTGCAAAGATGCCAGAGCTCGTTAGTCAGTTAGAGTGGCATTCGCCGTTCTACCGAAAAGCACATAAGTTGATGGAGAAAAACAAGGGGCAAGATAACCCGATGTTTGCTCACTTCTTCTGTGCTGAATGGTATCAAGCCTTACAAGATTCCATTCGCCAAGCACAAGTCCTGGAACTCGAAGCCAATAAAGAGAAATTATTGGCAGACTTGTACCAGCGTATGGAAACCATGCGCAACATGAAAAGCGTGACGGAATCGGGTGATGAACAGAGCATTGGTCGTCTATGGGATATGGCCTCTGCTAAATTGAGTCGCACCGATTTATCAGTGATGAAACGCCACGCCAATTTCTTGATGAAGCAAAAAGGGTTACAGGAAATTGCCGATCAATTAGGAAGAATGGCGAGCGAAGTCGATGATCCCAGCTTGCAGCATGCTCCCACGGAAGATGTCTCTTGGGTCGAAGAGCAATCGGATCTGGCGACTGACGATATTGTTGGGGTTCATGAAAGTGACGATTTAAATAAAATCTTACCCAACGAAACGCTGTTTTTGACTTACCCTGAACTGGAAGTGGTCTTTTATAAGAGATTGATTGATAAAAGATTAATGAACTATCAGACCCAAGGTAAGTCCCGTACGCTACGCAAGGTAAAAACACGTAAGCCAGATCGCAAACATGCTGATGTGGAGAAAGGTCCGTTTATTCTCTGTTTGGATGCTTCGGGATCTATGAGCGGTTTTCCTGAGCAGTGTGCAAAAGCTTTGGCATACGCCTTGATGCAAATTGCATTAGCAGAGGATCGCGACTGCTATGTGATGCTGTTCTCAACAGAGTTCATTACCTACGAACTGACACGCCAAGACGGTTTGCGTGAAGCCAGTGACTTTTTGAGTTACTCCTTTCATGGCGGAACCGATTTTGAACCCGTCATTTTGCACGCTATAGAGCGAATGGGAAATGTTCGTTATCGGAATGCGGATTTGGTGTTGGTGTCAGATTTCATTGCGCCTAAGCAGCCGGATCAAGTGATCGAACAAATAGAACGTTTGAAACGTCAGCATAACCGCTTCCATGCTGTTTGCTTGTCACGATTTGGTAACCCAGAACTAGTGAGTATGTTTGATCACTGCTGGCATTATCATCCAAGTTGGATGGGACGTTTGATAAAACGCTGGTAG
- a CDS encoding GNAT family N-acetyltransferase: MTAIRPATELDIDRIAAIELMGFPQEEAASLTSFQQRFASFPECFFVAMKDDQVVGHINGCRYHAPELPDILYADARQHQQDGAYQTVFGLAVDPHYQHQGIAHQLLDHLIAVSKERGAKGLVLTCKDPLVGFYEQHGFVCQGVSSSTHGGAIWNDMLLELEHA, from the coding sequence GTGACCGCTATTCGCCCCGCGACCGAGCTCGATATTGATCGTATCGCCGCGATTGAACTGATGGGTTTTCCTCAAGAAGAAGCTGCATCACTCACCTCATTTCAACAACGTTTTGCTTCGTTTCCTGAATGTTTCTTTGTGGCTATGAAAGACGACCAAGTGGTGGGCCATATTAATGGTTGTCGCTACCATGCCCCTGAACTGCCAGATATTCTTTATGCAGATGCTCGCCAGCATCAGCAAGATGGCGCTTATCAAACGGTGTTTGGGTTGGCTGTTGATCCTCACTACCAACATCAAGGCATAGCTCATCAACTGCTTGATCACTTAATCGCGGTGAGTAAAGAGCGTGGTGCTAAAGGATTAGTACTTACCTGCAAAGATCCACTGGTAGGCTTTTATGAACAGCACGGCTTTGTTTGCCAAGGGGTATCATCATCAACACACGGTGGTGCTATCTGGAATGACATGCTGCTTGAATTAGAGCATGCTTAA
- a CDS encoding DUF554 domain-containing protein, translated as MVGPFVNASAIIIGSVLGTLFGNRIPTKMKDRMPMVFGLASMGIGLSMAIKVQLLPAVVLSLILGAVIGELVHLEENIKHMANALKSLITRFVSPPNSSMTQNAYMERFISIMILFCVSGTGIFGAMNEGMTGDPSLLIVKSFLDFFTAAIFAISLGLPVATLAIPQVIVQVVLYFSANAIMPLATPTMIGDFSAVGGMLVFATGFRICGSIEFPLANLLPSLVIAMPISAAWLHFAG; from the coding sequence ATGGTAGGACCATTTGTTAATGCGTCGGCAATCATTATTGGCAGCGTTTTGGGTACGTTGTTTGGTAATAGAATTCCCACCAAAATGAAAGACCGAATGCCCATGGTATTTGGCTTAGCGTCGATGGGGATCGGTCTCTCCATGGCCATCAAAGTACAGCTTCTGCCGGCCGTTGTGTTATCGCTGATTTTGGGAGCGGTGATTGGTGAATTAGTGCACCTCGAAGAAAACATTAAGCACATGGCTAACGCGCTAAAATCGCTGATTACACGCTTTGTCTCTCCGCCCAACAGCTCAATGACTCAAAATGCCTACATGGAACGTTTTATCTCGATCATGATTCTGTTTTGTGTCAGTGGTACTGGGATCTTTGGCGCAATGAACGAAGGGATGACTGGCGATCCATCCTTGCTGATTGTGAAATCGTTTCTCGACTTTTTTACCGCTGCCATTTTTGCGATTTCATTAGGCCTGCCTGTTGCCACCTTAGCCATTCCACAAGTCATCGTTCAAGTGGTACTCTATTTTTCTGCTAATGCCATTATGCCACTTGCCACACCAACCATGATTGGTGACTTTTCTGCTGTCGGTGGAATGTTAGTCTTTGCTACAGGTTTTCGTATTTGTGGCAGTATTGAATTTCCGTTGGCAAACTTATTGCCATCGCTTGTCATCGCTATGCCTATTTCTGCGGCATGGTTACATTTTGCTGGATAA
- a CDS encoding beta-galactosidase: MIKTRLPLLTLLISSSFTVHAVEPSHVDTPYFGVAYYTEYMPFERLSKDIEMMKAAHINVVRIGESTWATMEPEEGQFDFSPLDKVLDAMNQAGIKSLAHRHQRCANVNISSQYPRRTVIQPRHAILV, from the coding sequence ATGATAAAAACACGCTTACCTCTACTTACCCTATTAATTAGTAGTAGTTTTACCGTTCATGCTGTTGAACCAAGCCATGTGGATACCCCTTATTTTGGTGTGGCATACTACACCGAGTACATGCCCTTTGAACGTCTAAGCAAAGACATCGAAATGATGAAAGCAGCGCACATCAATGTTGTGCGCATTGGCGAATCGACTTGGGCAACCATGGAGCCCGAAGAGGGGCAATTTGACTTTTCTCCGTTGGATAAAGTACTCGATGCGATGAATCAAGCGGGCATCAAGTCGTTAGCTCACCGACATCAGCGTTGCGCAAATGTGAACATTAGTTCACAATACCCCCGTCGCACCGTCATTCAGCCGCGACACGCCATTCTCGTATAA
- a CDS encoding sugar-binding transcriptional regulator, translating to MKDEETRIDQMVRAAWMYYISGKNQSEIASLLGTSRPVVQRLLASAKEEGIISVNVNHPLASCLDLALALKEKFRFGECEIVPASVLDSSEEVLESVTFGGYQLMQRLLSPQPGKIIGIGSGMTLKRTINRIEFSHESCECVALISGMAKDGHCNYYDDVPLLLAQKIQAKYYQWPAPRHALSLEDHQIWQRHPIYRNVFGKAHKADVIFIGVGGMGKTGPMLHDGFITYQESQQLESSGAVGEILGRFIDSQGAVLNCHSNTLITSFDIRETDCPRIAIACGEEKRAAILAAIHGQWINGLVTDELTAKWLLQQTR from the coding sequence TTGAAAGACGAAGAAACACGGATCGACCAAATGGTTCGAGCCGCATGGATGTATTACATCTCAGGCAAAAATCAGAGTGAGATCGCCTCCTTGTTGGGCACCTCCCGCCCTGTCGTTCAGCGCTTATTAGCCAGTGCTAAAGAAGAGGGCATCATTTCTGTCAACGTGAATCATCCCCTCGCCTCTTGTTTAGACCTCGCACTGGCACTGAAAGAGAAATTCCGATTTGGCGAGTGCGAAATCGTCCCAGCATCAGTGCTCGATTCCAGTGAGGAAGTATTAGAGAGCGTGACTTTTGGCGGTTATCAATTGATGCAACGCCTTCTCAGTCCGCAGCCTGGCAAAATCATCGGTATTGGCTCAGGCATGACGCTAAAACGAACCATCAACCGCATTGAATTTAGTCATGAAAGCTGTGAGTGTGTTGCGCTCATCAGTGGTATGGCGAAAGATGGTCACTGTAACTACTACGACGATGTGCCCCTGCTGCTCGCACAAAAAATTCAAGCCAAATATTATCAATGGCCCGCACCTCGTCATGCACTCTCCCTAGAAGATCATCAAATCTGGCAGCGTCACCCTATCTATCGCAATGTCTTTGGGAAAGCACACAAAGCCGACGTCATTTTTATTGGCGTGGGTGGCATGGGTAAAACGGGACCTATGCTTCATGATGGCTTTATCACCTATCAAGAGAGCCAACAACTCGAATCCAGTGGCGCAGTTGGCGAGATTTTAGGTCGTTTTATTGACTCGCAGGGGGCAGTGCTCAACTGCCACAGCAATACTTTGATCACCAGTTTTGATATTCGCGAGACCGATTGTCCGCGCATCGCCATTGCCTGTGGAGAAGAGAAGAGAGCAGCCATTTTGGCGGCCATTCATGGTCAATGGATCAACGGGTTAGTGACCGATGAACTCACCGCAAAATGGTTGCTACAGCAAACACGTTAG
- the dalD gene encoding D-arabinitol 4-dehydrogenase, producing MNSLYTWLHIGLGSFYRAHQAWYFNQLLRAGEHDWAIAAGNIRNDSEDTVDALIKQNGEYILETVTPRGERHHEVIKSIKKLLRWQPDLEPLINEGAQAQTKVIAFTVTESGYYLDTDYHLDINNASVKQDLKGGHETIYGTIAHILERRIANHAGPVTLLSCDNVRHNGDRFRDGLNEFLQLTQNLTVLEWVKDNVTFPNCMVDRITPKPEASLVARVAQKTGMQDNAPVMCESFIQWVVEDNFIAGRPNFERVGVELVKSVEPYEEAKIRILNVSHACIAWTGTLIGQKFIHESTQTGFIREIAYKYVTRDVIPCLGDQALDLEQYRDVVLDRFTNSHIKDTNQRVSADGFSKIPAMITPTLRECYARGVEPSATAVLPAMFYVYMQEWHKGRLPYEYYDGVLDKQSLHQMYEADDPIHLFATNPTLFGELANRPEFEQLMRKKIQSVYTLLS from the coding sequence ATGAACTCTCTCTATACTTGGCTACATATCGGACTTGGGTCGTTTTACCGTGCTCATCAAGCATGGTATTTCAATCAATTACTACGTGCTGGCGAACACGATTGGGCCATCGCCGCAGGCAATATTCGTAATGACAGTGAAGATACGGTTGATGCACTCATCAAGCAAAATGGTGAGTACATTCTAGAAACCGTCACTCCTCGTGGTGAACGTCATCACGAAGTGATCAAATCGATTAAAAAGCTCCTGCGTTGGCAACCAGACTTGGAACCATTGATCAACGAAGGTGCGCAAGCTCAAACTAAAGTGATTGCCTTTACTGTTACCGAATCTGGTTATTATCTCGATACGGATTATCACCTCGACATCAATAACGCGAGTGTGAAACAAGACCTTAAAGGTGGGCATGAAACTATCTACGGTACGATTGCTCACATCCTAGAACGTCGTATTGCCAACCATGCTGGTCCAGTAACGTTGCTCAGCTGTGATAACGTGAGACATAACGGTGATCGTTTCCGTGATGGACTAAACGAATTCCTGCAGCTCACACAAAATTTAACGGTTTTAGAGTGGGTTAAAGACAATGTGACCTTCCCTAACTGCATGGTCGATCGCATTACACCCAAACCAGAAGCCAGTTTGGTTGCGCGTGTTGCTCAAAAAACGGGTATGCAAGATAACGCTCCGGTGATGTGCGAATCGTTTATCCAATGGGTGGTGGAAGATAACTTTATTGCTGGCCGACCTAACTTCGAGCGAGTTGGGGTTGAGCTGGTGAAATCCGTGGAGCCTTATGAAGAGGCGAAAATCCGCATCCTGAATGTTTCTCATGCATGTATTGCTTGGACCGGTACTCTGATTGGGCAAAAATTCATTCACGAAAGTACCCAAACGGGCTTCATTCGTGAAATAGCCTATAAGTATGTGACTCGTGACGTTATCCCATGTTTGGGTGATCAAGCTCTGGATTTAGAGCAGTACCGTGACGTAGTGTTGGATCGCTTTACCAACTCGCACATCAAAGATACCAACCAACGTGTTTCTGCAGATGGTTTTTCTAAAATCCCAGCGATGATTACCCCTACGCTGCGTGAATGTTATGCCCGTGGCGTTGAACCAAGCGCTACAGCGGTTCTTCCTGCCATGTTCTATGTTTATATGCAGGAGTGGCATAAAGGTCGATTACCTTACGAATACTACGATGGCGTGTTGGACAAACAGAGTTTGCACCAAATGTACGAAGCGGATGATCCCATTCATCTTTTCGCCACTAACCCGACGCTGTTTGGTGAATTGGCTAATCGTCCTGAGTTTGAACAACTGATGCGCAAGAAAATTCAATCAGTTTATACCCTGTTAAGTTAG
- the hxpB gene encoding hexitol phosphatase HxpB, with product MKKQAVIFDMDGVIIDSEPLWQRAQDAALSVYGVHVTPKQCEQHTMGKRVDAIAQTWCELFELDIDPKDLEVSILQHLHQLIAAQGKPMRGVYELLEYLKELKLKIGLATSSNQSVIEAVFDKLDLWDYFDITCSAEHEKHGKPHPDVYLTAARKLDVPTDQCIVIEDSYNGVLAAKNAQMTTFVVCEQCQAEKFMIGDAHFYHLDEVVTYCEGQEEQLFL from the coding sequence ATGAAAAAACAAGCTGTTATTTTTGATATGGATGGAGTCATCATTGACTCTGAGCCGCTTTGGCAACGAGCGCAAGATGCTGCTCTGTCGGTGTATGGAGTTCACGTTACCCCCAAGCAGTGCGAACAACATACGATGGGTAAACGAGTTGATGCCATCGCACAAACCTGGTGTGAATTGTTCGAGTTAGACATTGATCCTAAAGATCTCGAAGTCAGTATTTTGCAGCATCTTCACCAGTTGATCGCCGCACAAGGTAAACCCATGCGTGGCGTGTACGAGCTACTGGAGTATCTCAAGGAACTGAAACTTAAAATTGGGCTAGCCACTTCCTCCAATCAAAGTGTGATTGAAGCGGTGTTTGATAAGCTCGACCTTTGGGATTACTTCGATATCACCTGCAGCGCCGAACATGAAAAGCATGGTAAACCACACCCTGATGTCTACTTAACGGCGGCGAGAAAATTGGATGTGCCGACCGACCAATGCATCGTGATTGAAGACAGTTACAACGGAGTGTTGGCAGCAAAAAACGCTCAGATGACCACGTTTGTCGTTTGCGAGCAGTGCCAAGCAGAAAAGTTCATGATTGGGGATGCTCATTTCTATCATCTTGATGAAGTGGTGACTTATTGCGAAGGGCAAGAAGAGCAACTGTTTTTGTAA
- a CDS encoding LLM class flavin-dependent oxidoreductase gives MTFPPISVLDLAPVIEGADYGQTYQRSVELAQHTEQLGYQRFWLAEHHNMPDIASAATSLLIGHIAAHTKTMRIGSGGIMLPNHAPLVIAEQFGTLNALYPGRIDLGLGRAPGSDYATMHALRRDPERMDPEFDELLEELQFFMGPVSAGQPVAAYPGSYSNLPIWLLGSSTYSAQLAAIKGMPFAFAAHFAPDAMMRALALYRERFTPSETQAKPYAMIAVNITVAETDEQAQYLATTEKQKFLGMIRGKRTKLPKPVNSMEPLWQHHEKLHVETQLRESIIGSPSTVRARLNDLVERTQADEIMVNSLVYDQEQKLKSYQLLADIIR, from the coding sequence ATGACGTTTCCTCCCATTTCCGTGCTCGATTTAGCCCCTGTCATTGAAGGCGCTGATTACGGCCAGACATACCAACGATCTGTCGAACTTGCTCAACATACAGAACAACTTGGCTACCAACGTTTTTGGCTAGCTGAACACCACAATATGCCGGATATTGCCAGTGCGGCTACATCACTGCTGATTGGGCATATTGCTGCGCATACCAAAACGATGCGTATTGGCTCTGGTGGGATTATGCTACCCAATCATGCCCCATTGGTCATTGCCGAACAGTTTGGGACACTCAATGCCCTTTATCCTGGGCGGATTGACCTTGGACTAGGCCGAGCTCCGGGCAGCGATTACGCCACGATGCATGCACTGCGACGCGATCCTGAAAGAATGGATCCGGAATTTGATGAATTGTTAGAAGAGCTGCAATTTTTTATGGGGCCAGTTTCTGCGGGGCAACCCGTCGCGGCCTATCCGGGTTCTTACTCTAACTTGCCAATATGGTTACTGGGTTCAAGTACTTATAGCGCGCAATTAGCGGCTATCAAAGGAATGCCATTCGCCTTCGCCGCCCATTTTGCGCCGGATGCGATGATGCGTGCGTTAGCTTTATACCGAGAACGTTTCACTCCATCAGAAACGCAGGCAAAACCCTACGCGATGATTGCGGTTAACATCACCGTGGCAGAAACAGACGAGCAAGCCCAATACTTGGCGACCACGGAAAAACAGAAGTTTCTAGGCATGATCCGCGGCAAACGCACCAAATTGCCCAAACCAGTCAACAGCATGGAGCCACTTTGGCAACACCATGAAAAACTGCATGTTGAAACCCAGCTGCGCGAATCAATCATTGGTTCCCCTAGCACCGTGCGTGCACGCCTTAACGATCTGGTCGAGCGTACGCAAGCAGATGAAATCATGGTCAATAGCTTAGTGTATGACCAAGAGCAAAAGCTTAAGTCTTATCAGTTACTGGCCGATATTATCCGCTAG
- a CDS encoding type 1 glutamine amidotransferase domain-containing protein encodes MKILMVLTSHSDLGNTGAKTGFWLEEFAAPYYTFKDAGAELVLASPAGGQPPLDPKSDLADFQTELTHRFKADPEAQHALATTVTLDSVKAEDFDAVFYPGGHGPLWDLTPSQTSIALIERFNELNKPMGFVCHAPAVLRNVKGTDGQPLIKGRTVTGFTNGEEAGVELTDVVPFLIEDEFIALGADYQKGPDWAPFVVTDGQLVTGQNPASSEGVAKVLLTKLA; translated from the coding sequence ATGAAAATTTTAATGGTACTGACTTCACATAGCGATCTTGGCAACACTGGTGCAAAAACAGGCTTCTGGCTTGAAGAGTTCGCCGCACCTTACTACACCTTTAAAGATGCTGGCGCTGAGCTGGTGCTGGCATCACCAGCAGGTGGTCAGCCACCGCTAGACCCAAAAAGTGATTTAGCTGATTTTCAAACGGAGCTAACACATCGTTTCAAAGCAGACCCAGAGGCACAACATGCGTTGGCCACTACCGTCACTTTAGATTCAGTCAAAGCAGAAGATTTTGATGCTGTTTTCTACCCTGGCGGTCACGGTCCTCTGTGGGATTTGACACCATCACAAACTTCGATTGCGCTTATCGAACGTTTTAACGAGTTAAATAAACCAATGGGTTTTGTATGTCACGCTCCGGCAGTACTGCGTAACGTGAAAGGTACCGATGGTCAGCCGCTCATCAAAGGTCGCACGGTAACTGGCTTTACCAATGGCGAAGAAGCAGGCGTTGAGCTTACCGATGTGGTGCCATTTTTGATTGAAGATGAGTTCATCGCTCTTGGTGCTGATTATCAGAAAGGCCCAGATTGGGCACCGTTTGTGGTCACTGATGGGCAATTGGTCACAGGTCAAAACCCAGCCAGTTCCGAAGGCGTTGCTAAAGTTCTTCTGACTAAACTGGCTTAA